In the Carassius gibelio isolate Cgi1373 ecotype wild population from Czech Republic chromosome A2, carGib1.2-hapl.c, whole genome shotgun sequence genome, one interval contains:
- the LOC128028866 gene encoding glycogenin-1-like isoform X1 — translation MIKEAYFHLNYTEERIEPLTKQGAHRPGESWRKVPNDQAFVTLATTDNYAKGAMVLGKSLRNHNTSRKLVALIGPHVSEPSRAVLRKVYDEVRLVDVLDSGDAAHLAMMKRPDLGVTFTKLHCWTLTEYSKCVFMDADTLVLSNIDELFEREELSAAPDPGWPDCFNSGVFVFRPSNETYGKLLTTCSEDGSFDGGDQGVLNSFFSNWATADISKHLPFIYNLSSIAIYTYLPAFKQYGRDAKVVHFLGKVKPWDNSYDTTSKTLKGQSQDASDMHPNFLLQWWELFSSSVLPLMKEEYGEQPFYSGCTESDPQVDVAQMHISHHPPPPQMSSQERKQKWEQGQADYLGVDSFDNIGKKLDSFLK, via the exons atgataAAAGAAGCATATTTTCATCTAAATTACACAGAGGAAAGGATTGAACCGCTAACCAAACAAGGAGCACATCGACCTGGAGAGAGCTGGAGGAAGGTGCCTAATG ACCAGGCTTTTGTCACCCTCGCCACAACTGACAACTATGCCAAAGGAGCAATGGTACTTGGAAAGTCCTTGAGGAACCACAACACATCGAGGAAACTAGTGGCCCTGATTGGCCCCCATGTCTCAGAACCCTCCAG AGCAGTGCTTCGTAAGGTCTATGATGAGGTCAGGCTGGTGGATGTGCTGGACAGTGGGGATGCTGCACACTTGGCCATGATGAAGAGACCTGACCTGGGTGTCACCTTCACCAAACTCCACTGCTGGACTCTTACAGAATACTCCAAATGCGTGTTTATGGATGCAGATACTCTA GTTTTGTCTAACATAGATGAGTTATTTGAGCGGGAGGAGCTCTCTGCTGCACCAGATCCCGGCTGGCCTGATTGCTTCAACTCTGGTGTGTTCGTCTTCCGTCCCTCCAACGAAACTTATGGGAAGCTTCTCACCACCTGTTCAGAGGATGGCAGCTTTGATG GTGGGGATCAGGGCGTTCTCAACAGCTTCTTCAGCAACTGGGCAACAGCAGACATTTCAAAACACCTTCCTTTCATCTACAACCTCAGCAGTATTGCCATCTACACCTATCTCCCAGCATTCAAGCA ATACGGCCGTGATGCCAAGGTAGTTCATTTCCTTGGCAAAGTCAAACCGTGGGATAACAGTTATGACACCACAAGCAAaacattaaagggacagtcccAGGATGCTTCTGACATGCACCCCAACTTCTTGCTGCAATGGTGGGAGCTTTTCTCTTCTTCAGTATTGCCCCTCATGAAGGAGGAATACGGTGAACAGCCTTTCTATTCCGGATGCACAGAG AGTGATCCTCAGGTTGACGTGGCTCAGATGCACATTTCCCATCATCCCCCTCCACCCCAGATGTCGTCTCAGGAGCGCAAACAGAAGTGGGAACAGGGCCAAGCTGACTACTTGGGAGTGGACTCTTTTGATAACATCGGGAAAAAGCTAGATTCTTTCTTGAAGTGA
- the LOC128028866 gene encoding glycogenin-1-like isoform X2 produces the protein MADQAFVTLATTDNYAKGAMVLGKSLRNHNTSRKLVALIGPHVSEPSRAVLRKVYDEVRLVDVLDSGDAAHLAMMKRPDLGVTFTKLHCWTLTEYSKCVFMDADTLVLSNIDELFEREELSAAPDPGWPDCFNSGVFVFRPSNETYGKLLTTCSEDGSFDGGDQGVLNSFFSNWATADISKHLPFIYNLSSIAIYTYLPAFKQYGRDAKVVHFLGKVKPWDNSYDTTSKTLKGQSQDASDMHPNFLLQWWELFSSSVLPLMKEEYGEQPFYSGCTESDPQVDVAQMHISHHPPPPQMSSQERKQKWEQGQADYLGVDSFDNIGKKLDSFLK, from the exons ACCAGGCTTTTGTCACCCTCGCCACAACTGACAACTATGCCAAAGGAGCAATGGTACTTGGAAAGTCCTTGAGGAACCACAACACATCGAGGAAACTAGTGGCCCTGATTGGCCCCCATGTCTCAGAACCCTCCAG AGCAGTGCTTCGTAAGGTCTATGATGAGGTCAGGCTGGTGGATGTGCTGGACAGTGGGGATGCTGCACACTTGGCCATGATGAAGAGACCTGACCTGGGTGTCACCTTCACCAAACTCCACTGCTGGACTCTTACAGAATACTCCAAATGCGTGTTTATGGATGCAGATACTCTA GTTTTGTCTAACATAGATGAGTTATTTGAGCGGGAGGAGCTCTCTGCTGCACCAGATCCCGGCTGGCCTGATTGCTTCAACTCTGGTGTGTTCGTCTTCCGTCCCTCCAACGAAACTTATGGGAAGCTTCTCACCACCTGTTCAGAGGATGGCAGCTTTGATG GTGGGGATCAGGGCGTTCTCAACAGCTTCTTCAGCAACTGGGCAACAGCAGACATTTCAAAACACCTTCCTTTCATCTACAACCTCAGCAGTATTGCCATCTACACCTATCTCCCAGCATTCAAGCA ATACGGCCGTGATGCCAAGGTAGTTCATTTCCTTGGCAAAGTCAAACCGTGGGATAACAGTTATGACACCACAAGCAAaacattaaagggacagtcccAGGATGCTTCTGACATGCACCCCAACTTCTTGCTGCAATGGTGGGAGCTTTTCTCTTCTTCAGTATTGCCCCTCATGAAGGAGGAATACGGTGAACAGCCTTTCTATTCCGGATGCACAGAG AGTGATCCTCAGGTTGACGTGGCTCAGATGCACATTTCCCATCATCCCCCTCCACCCCAGATGTCGTCTCAGGAGCGCAAACAGAAGTGGGAACAGGGCCAAGCTGACTACTTGGGAGTGGACTCTTTTGATAACATCGGGAAAAAGCTAGATTCTTTCTTGAAGTGA
- the LOC128028898 gene encoding cytoplasmic protein NCK1, translating into MANLFKHFFRIGKVKQKGCMLDLPSSTEKLDCDEQLYDLHLSALVKFDYTAERDDELSLVKGTRIIVIEKCSDGWWRGTNNGLFGWFPSNYVTEDVDGTMRGDSMRLTSVGHNNNGSQVLETVQALYHFSSGNVEELNFNKDELMDVLEKPENDPEWWKCRKENGQVGLVPKNYVTVVQKTHRELGNSGPLSSNYDIKPFMGGKFGGKPWYYGKLTRHQAETVLNQRGVDGDFLIRDSESMPNDFSISLKAVYKNKHFKVQLIDGLYCIGQRKFSSMEDLVEHYKKAPIYTSEYGDKLYLIKALT; encoded by the exons GGATTGGGAAGGTGAAGCAGAAAGGCTGTATGCTAGATTTGCCCTCCAGCACAGAGAAATTGGACTGTGATGAGCAACTGTATGACCTCCATCTCTCCGCACTGGTGAAGTTCGACTACACCGCTGAGCGGGACGATGAACTCTCCTTGGTGAAGGGCACAAGGATCATCGTCATAGAGAAGTGCAGCGATGGTTGGTGGCGAGGAACCAATAATGGCCTTTTTGGATGGTTTCCCTCCAATTATGTCACAGAGGATGTGGATGGGACGATGAGGGGCGACTCCATGAGACTGACATCTGTGGGGCACAATAACAACGGCTCTCAGGTTCTGGAGACTGTACAGGCACTTTATCATTTCAGCTCCGGCAATGTCGAAGAGCTGAATTTCAACAAGGATGAACTTATGGACGTGTTGGAGAAACCTGAGAACGATCCTGAATGGTGGAAGTGTAGAAAGGAGAATGGGCAAGTGGGTTTAGTGCCCAAGAACTATGTTACAGTTGTGCAGAAGACACATAGAGAACTGGGGAATTCAGGACCACTTTCTTCAAACTATGACATTAAGCCTTTTATGGGCGGAAAGTTTGGAGGAAAACCATGGTACTATGGCAAACTGACACGGCATCAGGCTGAGACGGTACTGAACCAGAGAGGAGTGGATGGTGACTTCCTCATCAGAGACAGCGAGTCTATG CCAAACGACTTCTCCATCTCTCTGAAGGCAGTGTACAAGAACAAGCATTTCAAGGTGCAGCTAATAGATGGGCTCTACTGCATTGGTCAGCGCAAGTTCAGCTCCATGGAGGATTTGGTGGAACATTACAAAAAGGCTCCCATATATACCAGCGAATATGGAGATAAACTGTACCTGATTAAAGCGTTAACCTGA